The Neurospora crassa OR74A linkage group IV, whole genome shotgun sequence genome has a segment encoding these proteins:
- a CDS encoding electron transfer flavoprotein beta-subunit — MSALRILVPVKRVIDYAVKPRVNKAQTGVETAGVKHSMNPFDELSVEESVRIREGKKTPVEDICVISAGPTKAQDVLRTAMAMGADRAIHVETKEGEDLEPLGVAKLLKAATEQNKSNLVILGKQSIDDDAGQTGQMLAGLLGWAQATQASKIEFTGGDSVQVTREVDGGVETLKAKLPMVITTDLRLNEPRYASLPNIMKAKKKPLEKKTLADYGITAEKRLKTIKVTEPPPRQGGGKVEDVDGLVSKLKELGAL; from the exons ATGTCAGCCCTACGGATATTGGTGCCCGTCAAGCGGGTTATTGACTATGCG GTCAAGCCGCGAGTCAACAAGGCCCAGACGGGAGTCGAGACGGCCGGTGTCAAGCACAGCATGAACCCCTTCGACGAGCTATCGGTCGAAGAGAGCGTGCGCATCCGcgaggggaagaagacccCCGTCGAGGACATTTGCGTCATCAGCGCCGGGCCAACCAAGGCCCAGGACGTCCTGCGCACCGCCATGGCCATGGGCGCCGACCGGGCCATCCACGTCGAGAccaaggagggcgaggaccTCGAGCCGCTGGGCGTCGCCAAGCTGCTCAAGGCCGCCACCGAACAGAACAAGAGCAACCTCGTGATCCTGGGCAAGCAGagcatcgacgacgacgccggcCAGACGGGCCAAATGCTGGCCGGTCTGCTGGGCTGGGCGCAGGCCACCCAGGCGAGCAAGATCGAGTTCACCGGCGGCGATTCTGTGCAGGTGACGAGGGAGGTGGATGGCGGTGTTGAGACGCTCAAGGCCAAGCTGCCCATGGTCATCACGACCGACTTGCGCCTCAACGAGCCCCGGTACGCGAGCTTGCCCAACATTatgaaggccaagaagaagccgcTCGAGAAGAAGACGCTGGCGGATTACGGTATTACGGCCGAGAAGAGGCTCAAAACTATCAAGGTCACCG AGCCTCCCCCGAGACAGGGTGGTGGCAAAGTGGAGGATGTGGATGGCTTGGTCTCGAAGCTCAAGGAGCTTGGTGCTCTTTAA
- the arg-2 gene encoding carbamoyl-phosphate synthase small subunit, variant gives MFSRLAARLPKASALNGVAARQVRNLSQPAITGSKGRNMPAREPRTTAAATGAEATFTIRDGPVFQGTAFGANTNISGEAVFTTSLVGYPESMTDPSYRGQILVFTQPLIGNYGVPSNERDEFNLLKYFESPHIQCAGIVVSDVATQYSHWTAVQSLGEWCASEGIPAISGVDTRAIVTYLREQGSSLARISIGDEYDADEDEGFIDPGQINLVKRVSTKAPFVVTNPNAKFHVALIDCGVKENILRSLVSRGASVTVFPYNYPIHKVAENFDGVFISNGPGDPTHCQETVYNLAKLMETSPIPIMGICLGHQLLALAVGAKTIKLKYGNRAHNIPALDLTTGQCHITSQNHGYAVDISTLPSDFKEYFVNLNDGSNEGMMHKTRPIFSTQFHPEAKGGPMDSSYLFDKYMENVELFKSNSQVYRDNRPTQFMIDILSKERVGVEPTPLSNAA, from the exons ATGTTCTCTCGCTTGGCCGCTCGTCTCCCCAAGGCTTCTGCCCTCAATGGCGTCGCCGCCCGTCAGGTTCGCAACCTGAGCCAGCCCGCCATTACCGGCAGCAAGGGCAGGAACATGCCCGCCCGTGAGCCGCGCACTACTGCCGCTGCCACCGGCGCCGAGGCCACCTTCACTATCAGG GATGGCCCCGTTTTCCAGGGTACCGCCTTCGGTGCCAACACCAACATTTCTGGTGAAGCCGTTTTCACCACCTCCCTTGTTGGTTACCCCGAGTCGATGACCGATCCCTCGTACCGCGGCCAGATTTTGGTCTTCACCCAGCCCTTGATTGGCAACTACGGTGTCCCTTCGAATGAGCGTGACGagttcaacctcctcaagtACTTCGAGTCTCCCCACATCCAGTGCGCCGGTATCGTTGTCTCCGATGTCGCTACCCAGTACAGCCACTGGACTGCTGTTCAGAGCTTGGGCGAGTGGTGCGCCAGCGAGGGCATTCCCGCCATCTCCGGTGTTGACACTCGTGCGATTGTCACCTACCTCCGTGAGCAGGGTTCCTCTCTCGCCAGGATCTCCATTGGCGACGAGTACGACgccgatgaggatgagggctTCATTGACCCTGGCCAGATCAACCTTGTCAAGCGCGTGTCCACCAAGGCTCCCTTTGTGGTTACCAACCCCAACGCCAAGTTCCACGTCGCTCTGATCGACTGCGGTGTCAAGGAGAACATCCTTCGTAGCTTGGTCAGCCGTGGCGCCTCCGTCACCGTCTTCCCCTACAATTACCCCATCCACAAGGTTGCCGAGAACTTCGATGGTGTCTTCATTTCCAACGGCCCTGGTGATCCCACCCACTGCCAGGAGACTGTTTACAACCTCGCCAAGCTTATGGAGACTTCCCCTATTCCCATCATGGGTATCTGCCTTGGTCACCAGCTTCTTGCTCTCGCTGTTGGTGCCAAGACCATCAAGCTCAAGTATGGTAACCGTGCCCACAACATCCCGGCTCTTGACTTGACCACTGGTCAGTGCCACATCACCTCGCAGAACCACGGTTACGCCGTCGATATCAGCACCCTCCCTAGCGACTTCAAGGAGTATTTCGTCAACCTTAACGACGGCTCCAACGAGGGTATGATGCACAAGACCCGCCCCATCTTCTCTACCCAGTTCCACCCCGAGGCTAAGGGTGGTCCCATGGACTCTTCCTACCTCTTTGACAAGTACATGGAGAATGTCGAGCTTTTCAAGAGCAACTCCCAGGTCTACCGTGACAACAGGCCTACTCAGTTCATGATTGACATTCTCAGCAAGGAGCGTGTCGGCGTTGAGCCCACTCCTCTTTCTAACGCTGCTTAA